A stretch of DNA from Catenulispora acidiphila DSM 44928:
CTGCGCGCCGTACTGGATGCGCAGCTTGTCGCCCTGCACCAGGGTCTGGACCGAGCGGAGGTCGGTGAAGGGCACCAGAACCGCCACGTCGACGGCGTCGAAGTCCTTGTCCGTCAGCGAGAACGCCAACTCCTGGACGTGCTTCATGGCCTCGAAGTGGTTGAGGTTCATCTTCCAGTTGCCAGCCATCAACGGCTTGCGGTCAGTCATGAGAGCTCAGTTCCCTTCCTCAAGCACGGCCAGGCCCGGGAGGGTCTTGCCCTCCAGGTACTCCAGGCTCGCGCCGCCGCCGGTGGAGATGTGGCCGAAGGAGGCCTCGTCGAAGCCCAGCTGCCGCACCGCCGCCGCCGAGTCGCCGCCGCCGACCACGGTGAACGCGTCGGAGTCGATCAGGCCTTGGGCGACGGCGCGCGTGCCGCCGGCGTACGGCTCCATCTCGAACACGCCCATCGGGCCGTTCCAGAAGATGGTCTTGGCGGTGGAGAGCTTGTTGGCGAACAGCTTTCCGGACTCCGGGCCGATGTCCAGGCCCAGCCGGTCGGCCGGGATCGCCGAGGCCGAGACCACCTCGTGGTCGGCGCTCGCGGAGAACTCCGTGGCCGCGACGATGTCGATCGGCAGGACGAACTCCACGCCGCGCTCGGCGGCGCGCCGCAGGTAGCCCTTGACCGTGTCGAGCTGGTCCTCCTCCAGCAGCGACTTTCCGACCTCGAAGCCCTGCGCCTTCAGGAAGGTGAACAGCATGCCGCCGCCGACCAGGATGCTGTCGGCCTTTTCCAGCAGGTTCGCGATGACCGCGAGCTTGTCGGAGACCTTCGAGCCGCCCAGGACCACCGCGTAGGGGCGCGCGACGTCGTCGGTGAGCTTCTTCAGGACCGTGACCTCGGCCTGGATCAGCAGGCCGGCGCCGGCCGGGAGCCGGGTGGCGATGTCGTAGACCGAGGCGTGCTTGCGGTGCACCGCGCCGAAGCCGTCGGAGACGAACACGTCGGCCAGCGCGGCCAGCTGGTCGGCGAACGCGCCGCGCGCGGCGTCGTCCTTGGCCGTCTCGCCGGCGTTGAAGCGCACGTTCTCCAGCAGCACCACCGAGCGCTCCGGCATCGCGGCGACGGCAGCCTGCGCCGATTCCCCGACGGTGTCGGAGGCGAAGGTCACCGAGGCGTCCAGCAGCTCGCCGAGGCGCTTGGCCACCGGCGCGAGGCTGTACTTCGCCTCCGGCTCGCCCTTCGGGCGGCCCAGGTGCGCCGCGACGATCACCCGGGCGCCCTTGTCCAGCAGCGCGTTGATAGTCGGGACCGAAGCCCGGATGCGGCCGTCGTCGGTGATGCGGTCCCCGTCCAGCGGGACGTTCAGGTCCGAGCGCAGCAGGACCTTCTTGCCGGCGACGTCGAGGTCGTCGAGGGTCTTCATAGGGCGTCCTTTATTTCTTCTCCACGAAAGAACCCGCACGAGCCCGGAACGGGGCTCGTGCGGGCACGGAATCCTGCTGTCGGCTACAGCGAGGCGCCGACGAAGGCGACGAGGTCCACGAGGCGGTTGGAGTAGCCCCACTCGTTGTCGTACCAGCCGACGACCTTGACCTGGTTGCCGTTGGCCATCGTCAGCTTGCTGTCGAAGATGCAGCTGTGCGGGTCGGTGACGATGTCGCGGGAGACGATCTCGTCCTCGGTGTACTTCAGGAAACCCTTGAGCGGACCGGTCTCGGCGGCCTTCTTGAACGCCGCGTTGATCTCGTCCTTGGTGGTCTCCCGGCCCAGGTCCACGGTCAGGTCGGTGACCGACCCGGTCGGGACCGGCACGCGCATCGCGAAGCCGTCGAGCTTGCCCTTGACCTCCGGGATGACCAGGCCGATGGCCTTGGCCGCGCCGGTGGAGGTCGGGATGATCGACTGCGGGGCGCTGCGGGCGCGGCGCAGGTCGATGGTGCCCTTGCGGGTCAGCGCGATCTGGTCGAGCAGCTGCTGCTCGGTGGTGAAGGCGTGCACGGTGGTCATGTAGCCGCGCTCGATGCCGAACTCGTCGAGCAGGACCTTCACCAGCGGCGCCAGGCAGTTGGTGGTGCACGAGGCGTTGGAGATGACGTTGTGGTTCGCCGCGTCGTACTTGTCCTGGTTGACGCCCATCACGATGGTGACGTCGTCGTTGGTGGCCGGCGCGGAGATGATGACCTTCTTGGCACCGGCCTCGATGTGCTTGCGCGCGTCGTCGCCGTTGGTGAACAGGCCCGTGGACTCCACGACCACGTCCACGCCGAGTTCCTTCCACGGCAGCGCCGCGGGGTCGCGCTCGGAGAGCACCTTGATGGTCTTGCCGTTGACGATCAGCTCGCCCTCGGCGGACTCGATGGTGCCGTCGAAGCGGCCCAGGATCGAGTCGTACTTCAGGAAGTGCGCCAGGATCGGGGCGGCAGCGAGGTCGTTGATCCCCACGACCTCGACGTCAGCACCCGAGGCGACGATCGCGTGGAAGAAGTTGCGGCCGATGCGGCCGAATCCGTTGATGCCTACCCGGACGGTCACTGTCGCAGGGCTCCCTTCAGGTTGCCGGGTGCCTTGGACACACCCGGTCGAGAGTCGACGCATACCGTGGCGATTCGCCGAGAAGTCCTCCGCGGACCGCGCACGATCACGAGCCTATCGCGAACCCGGTGAGGACAGAGCACCCGGCCCGACCTGCGAGACGCTCGCAGAATCCGTACTCGCCGGTAAATCGTCGGACCTCTGCCCGGCGAACTCGGCCGAAACCGCGCCTGCCTGCACCGGGACGCCGAGCCGCACCATGCCGGTGTCGTCCTTGGCGTAGACGGACTGCGGTCCGTATGCCGAACCCGAGGCCGGAACGTCGGTCCCGTCCACCCCGAGCTCGAACGCCCGGCGGTCGGCCATCGCCAGCAGCCGGCGGATCCGGCCGGCGATCGCGTCCTTGGTCAGCGGCGGGTCGGCCAGGGTGCCCAGCTCCTCCAGGGAAGCCTGCTTGTGGTCCAGGCGCAGCCGGCCGGCGGCGGCCAGGTGTTCCGGGGCGTCCTCGCCGAGGATGTCCAGGGCGCGGGAGACCCGGGCGCCGGCGGCGACCGCGGCGCGCGCGCTGCGGCGCAGGTTGGCGTCGTCGAAGTTGGCCAGCCGGTTGGCGGTCGCGCGCACCTCGCGCCGCATCCGGCGCTCCTCCCAGGCCAGCACGGCCTCGTGCGCGCCGAGCCGGGTCAGCAGCGCGCTGATCGCGTCGCCGTCGCGCAGCACCACGCGGTCGCTGCCGCGCACCTCGCGGTGCTTGGCGCCGGGGATGCCGAGCCGGCGCGCGGCGCCGGCCAGCGCGATCGCCGACTCCATGTTCGGGCAGTTGATCTCCAGCGCCGAGCTGCGGCCGGGCTCGGTGAGGCTGCCGTGCGCCAGGAACGCCCCGCGCCACACCGCCTCGCAGTCGCACAGCGGACCGTTGACCAGGTAGGGCGGCAGCCCGAAGGCCGGGCGGCCCTGGCCGTCGACCATCCCGATCTGCCGCGCCATCGCCTCGCCGCCGGCGGTGACCCGCAGCTGGTAGCGGTGGCCGCGGCGCAAGCCCCCGGGGGACTGGATGACCAGCTCGGCGCGGTGGGAGTAGACCTCCCAGATGTCCTTGCGCAGGCGCCGGGCCGCGGCTCCGGTGTCCAGCTCGGCCTCGATGGCGATCCGCCCCGAGACGATGTGCAGAGACCCTCCGTACCGGAACACCGAGGCCACCTCGGCCTTGCGGCAGCAGGGCTTGGTCACCGCCAGGCGGCTCAGCTCGTCCTTGACCGCCGCCGTCATCGCCATCGCGCAGCTACCCCTTTTTCGCCTGTTTCCGCAGCTCAGCCCGCCGAGCTGGAATCTTTCCCTGTGACCGGTCCACCCTAGCCAACACGAACAGGCGCCCGGTGCTTCCGCCCGGCGCATTCACGAGGTTGGATGACGCTCGTTCGGCCTAACGGACGGTGCGGCGGCGCGGTTTGGCGAGCTTGTAGGAATAGACGGACGGGCAGCCCGGGCGGTTCCCGGCCGGCTCGTACGCTGCGGCTGGGGTCTGGGGTCTGGGGTCTGGGTCTGGGGTCTGGGTCTGGGGTCTGGGTCTGGGGTCCGGGTCTGGGGTCCGGGTCTGTGGTCGCGGGGCGGTCGGAGGACCCGAAGCTTCCGCGGCTAGGACCCGAGCCGGCCGGCGATCATCGCGGCCACCGCGCTCTGCCCGGCGGGATTCGGGTGCACGGGAGCGGCGGGCTGCGCCGGGATCACCGGCTCGACCCAGCGCGTCCACGGCAGCTGGCAGGCGTCGCGTCCGGTGACGCCGTTGGGGTTCACGCTCAGCGCGCCGTCCGCGGCAGCCCGGGAGGACAGCATGTCGTTCAGCTTCTGCTGGATCCCGTGCAGCCACGGCACGTCGCCGATCGCCACCGGCACGCTCGGCCAGCAGCCCCAGGAGGCGGGCAGCACCGGCAGGTAGCCGACCACGACGACAGTCGCGTGCGGCGCTCGTTGGTGGATCCCGGCCAGGACCGCGTCGATCGTCGGCGCCAGCGCGTCGATCCGCGCCGCGAGCTGATCGGTCCCGCCGGAGGTGAAGTGCTGCCGGCAGGGATCGCCCAGCGGGCTGGTGAGCGAGAGCTCGCCGCAGGTGGTCACGATGTCGCCGAACCCGATGTCGTTCCCGCCGATGCCGACGGTCACCAGGTCGGTGTCAGGGGTCAGCGAGGCGAACTGCGCGGGGTTGGTCCCGCCGAGGACCGACTGCGGACCGGTCATGTCTGCGGTGACGGCGCCGCCGCAGGAGGCGTCGACGAGGTCTGCGACGTGCAGTGACGCCGCCAGGTCGTGCGGGAAGTTCACGGTGCTGCGAAAGCAGCCGAGCGGTCCGTCCGCGGGCTTGAGCAGATCGCCGACCGCGGTATAGGAATCGCCGAGTGCGACGTACTTGTGGAAGCCGCCGGCTTGGGCCTGCGTCGGCGCCGCGACCAGGGCCGCTGCCGCAAGGGAGGTGAACGCCAGGAACGTACGCAGCATGAAGGTCAGTATGCTGCGACGCCCCTGCCTCGACAATCACTCTAAAGAGTGGTCAGCCCTGGGCGAAGACCCCGCGGAAGGCCCGCGCCAGCAGCGCGTGATCGTGCCGCGGGCTCTTGTCCCCGGCCCGGTACGGCGCGGCGAGCGGCGCCAGCACCACCCGCGCGCCGAGCGCCGCGGCGGCCTTCTCCATCGGGCCGTGGACGCGCGGCGCGCCGCAGGACGTCTCGTCGGCCAGGACCAGGTCCAGGCGCAGGCCCGGGCAATGGTCGGCCAGGACCTCGATGTGCTGCTCGGCGGAGAAGCCGTCGGTCTCGCCGGGCTGCGGGGACAGGTTGAAGACCAGCAGCTTGCGCGCCTTGGTCTCGGCCAGCGCCGCGCACAGTTCGGGGACCAGCAGGTGCGGGATGACGCTGGTGAACCAGGAGCCCGGGCCCAGGACCGTCCAGTCGGCGGCGCGGATCGCGGCGGCGGCCTCGGGCGCGGCGGGCGGCTCCGGCGGGCTCAGCCGGACCGAGAGCACGCGGCCGGGCGTCACCGCCAGCTCGTGCTGGCCGCGGATGACGCCGGTGGCGCCGGGGGCGGCCGGGTCCGCGCCGGCCACCAGGGCCTCGATCTCCAGCGGCACCGTCGACATCGGCAGCACCCGGCCGCGCGCGCCGAGCAGCCGTCCGACCCAGTCCAGGGCGCGGACCGGGTCGCCGAGCCGCTCCCACAGCGCGGCGATGAGCAGGTTGCCGACCGCGTGGCCGTGCAGTCCGCCCTCGGACGGACCGCCGAAGCGGTGCTGCAGGACGTCGGCCCAGGTGCGTCCCCACTCGTCGTCGCCGCACAGCGCGGCCAGCGCCATCCGCAGGTCGCCCGGCGGCAGCCCGCCGAGTTCGCGCCGGATGCGCCCGGAGGAGCCGCCGTTGTCGGCGACGGTGACGATCGCGGTCAGGGCGTCGGTGACGGTGCGCAGCGCGGCCAGGGTCGCCGACAGGCCGTGCCCGCCGCCCAGGGCCACCACGCTCGGCGCCGGACGGCCGTCGACGGCCATGTTGTACGCCTTGAACTCGACGGTCGGCGCGTCCTCCAGAGCCGGGTCGGACCAGTGCGCGGCAGCCGCCGCGGCTCCGGTCATCGGCGTTCCGGGCAGCGGCGGCGGGACCGTGCCGCCGAGCGGGTTCCCGCCGGGCGGAGCCGCGTGAGCACCGGAAACCGCGTGAGCGCCGGGGACAGCATTCGTGCCGGGAGCCAGGGGGGTCGCCGGGTCCGGGCGGAACAGGTTCCCCGAGATGGTCGGAACCACCTCGTTCTGTATGACGCGCCTGGAATCCGCCCGGTCGCCCGGGATCACTCGCGACCCATGTCGCGGTGCACCACCTGGGTGTCCACGCCCTCGGCGGACAGCCGCGCGGCGATCTGCTCGGACATCGCGACGCTGCGGTGCTTGCCGCCGGTGCAGCCGATCGCCAGGGTCATGTAGCGCTTGCCCTCGCGGCGGTATCCCTCGGTGATGATGTTCAGTACCTCCGCGTACCGTTCGAGGAACTCCTTGGCCCCGTGCTGGGACAGCACGTACCCGCTCACCTCAGGGTCCTGACCCGTGCGCGGACGGAGCTCGGGCACCCAGTGCGGGTTTGGCAAGAACCGTACATCCGCGACGAGGTCGGCGTCGACGGGCAGTCCGTACTTGAATCCGAAACTCATCACGGTCGCCCGCAGCGGCACCTCGCCGGGGTCGCCGAACGCCGACTCGATGGCCGTGCGCAGCTCGTGCACGTTGCGTGCCGAGGTGTCGATCACCAGGTCGGCCTCGCCGCGCAGCTCGCGCAGCAGTTCGCGCTCGCGCTCGATGCCGTCGGTGACCCGGCCCTCGCCCTGCAGCGGATGCGGCCGGCGCACGCCCTCGTACCGGCGGATCAGCACGTCGTCCTCGGACTCCAGGAACACGATGCGGTGGTTCAGCCCGGCCGAGTCCAGCTCGTCCAGGGTGCTGCGCAGCGTGTCGAAGAACGCCCGGCCGCGCACGTCCACCACGAAGGCCAGCCGGTCGGTGCTGCGCGACTCGCGCATCACCAGGTCGATCATCGGCGCGATCAGCGTCGGCGCCAGGTTGTCGACCACATACCAGCCGAGGTCCTCGAAGATCTTCGCCGCGGTGGACCGGCCGGCTCCGGACATGCCGGTGACGATCACCAGCTCCGGAGCGTGCGGTCCGTCCTGCGCCGCGTCGTTCCCGGCGTCCTCGGAGCCTTCCGGCTCCTGGACCGCCTGGTCCGGCTCGTCCTGCGCGTCCCTGCCGCTCGGCCTGTTCGCCCTCACGCCCGTCACTCCTCGTCCGGCCCGTTCCTGCTCTCTCCCCCGTCCAGGATCTCACCTGTCGCGGCGTTCACAGCACGACTTACCGGAAGCTCTGCGAGCGCCGAGTGGATCTGCCGCGCGGTGGCAGGCCCGATACCAGGCACTTCAGCGATTTCTGCCACTTGTGCCGCGCGCAGTTTGCGAAGTGTTCCGAAGTGGGCCAACAAGGCTTTGCGCCGTACTTCCCCCAGACCGGGCACATCGTCCAGGGCGCTGGCGACCATGGACTTGGAGCGCTTCTGCCGGTGGAAGGCGATGCCGAAGCGGTGCGCCTCGTCCCGGACCCGCTGGAGCATGTACAGGCCCTCGGAGCTGCGCGGGAGCAGGACCGGGTCGTCCTCGTCCGGCAGCCAGACCTCCTCCAGGCGCTTGGCCAGGCCGACCAGGGTGACGTCGCTGATCTCCAGGTCGGCCAGGGCCCGCGCGGCGGCCGCGACCTGCGGCTGGCCGCCGTCGACGACGACCAGCTGCGGAGGATAGGAGAATTTCTTGCGATCGCCGATGGTCGCGTCGATCAGCTTCTCCTCCTCCTGTTCCTTCAGGAAGGCCTTGAAGCGGCGGGTGATGACCTCGTGCATGTTGCGCACGTCGTCGTTGGTGGCGCCGTTCTCATCGGAGCCCTTGATGGTGAAGCGGCGGTACTCGCTCTTGCGCGGCAGACCGTCCTCGAAGACCACCATGGAGGCGACGACGTTGGTCCCCTGCAGGTGGGAGATGTCGTAGCACTCGATGCGCAGCGGCGCCTGGTCCATGCCGATGGCGTCGGCGAGTTCCTGCAGCGCGACCGAGCGCGTGGTCAGGTCCGAGGCGCGGCGGGTCTTGTGCAGCGCGAGGGCCTGCTTGGCGTTCTGCGCGACGGTCTCCATCAGCGCGGCCTTGTCCCCGCGCTTGGGGATCCGGACCTCGACCTTGGCGCCGCGCCGCGCGGACAGCCATTCCGTTATGGCCTCCACGCTGCCGGGCAGCTCCGGGACCAGGATCTCGCGCGGCACGGTCTCGGTGTCGATCCCGGGCTCGCCCTGCTCGGAGCCGTAGAGCTGCTGCATGAAGTGCTCGACCAGGCCGGCGGTGTCGACGTCCTCGACCCGGTCCACGACCCAGCCGCGCTGCCCCCGGATCCGTCCGCCGCGCACGTGGAACACCTGGACCGCGGCCTCCAGCGGGTCCTCGGACAGCGCGATGACGTCGGCGTCGGTCCCGTCGCCGAGTACGACAGCGTTCTTCTCCAGGCTCTGTTTCAGGGCTTGGAGATCGTCGCGCAGGCGGGCCGCCTTCTCGAACTCCAGCTCCTTGGCAGCCTCCTTCATCTCCTCTTCCAGACCCCTGATGTAGCGGTCTGTGCGCCCGGCCATGAAGGACACGAAGTCGTCCACGATCTCCCGGTGCTCCTCGGCGCTGACCCGGCCCACACACGGCGCGGAGCACTTGCCGATGTAGCCCAGCAGGCACGGCCGCCCGGTCTGCGCGGCGCGCTTGAACACCCCGGAGGAGCAGGTCCGGATCGGGAAGACGCGCAGCAGCGAGTCCAGCGTCTCCCGGATCGCCCAGGCGTGGGAGTACGGGCCGAAGTAGCGCACGCCGGGCCGCTTGGGACCGCGCATGACCTGCGCGCGCGGGAACTCCTCGCCGACCGTGACGGCCAGGGAGGGGTAGGACTTGTCGTCCCGGTATTTGACGTTGAAGCGCGGCTCGAACTGCTTGATCCAGGTGTACTCCAGCTGCAGCGCCTCGACCTCGGTGGCCACGGTGGTCCACTCCACGCTGGCCGCGGTGGTGACCATGGTCTGGGTGCGGACGTGCAGGTTCGCCAGGTCCTGGAAGTAACTGGTCAGGCGCGAGCGGAGGTTCTTGGCCTTGCCGACGTAGATCACCCGGCTGTGCGGGTCACGGAATTTATAGACGCCGGGCGAGGTCGGGATCTCGCCGGGTTTCGGGCGATAGGTTGCCGGGTCTGCCACAGGGGAAAGCCTACGCGGCCGGGGGGACACGACGGGGTGGCTGGTGCCTGTCCGGCGTCTGTCCCCCCGATGCGGGGTTCTGGGTCACCCGCTCACAAGCAGACGGGTTCGGTGACGAACTGCGTGCTCCCCTCGGTCAGCACGCCGACGACACAGCGCGCGGTCGGCGCCATCGGCGCGACCGGCTGGGAGTACGGCCAGGCGAAGGTGTTCTCGCTCTGCGGGTCGAGCACGAACGCGCCGTTGTCGTCGTCCCCGCCGCCCTTGACCGCGCCGGTCTTGTCGGCCCAGCGCCAGTGGAAGCGCAGGCTGCCGGCGCGCGGGCCGTCGACCTTGAGGTAGCTGTCGCGGACCATGCTCACGGTGCGCTTGGCCGCGTCGCCGCAGACCTCGACGACCAGCAGGTTCTTGCCCGTGCCGAGGCGGTGCAGGCCCAGGCCGAGGTAGGTGCCGTGGTCGTGGCACACGGTGATGGCCATCGGCGAGGGAGTCGGGGCGGCGGGCGCGCCGGCGGTGCGGCCGGGGACGGCGCCGGTACCGGTGGAGCCGGAGCCCGTCCCGCTGGCCGAGACCGGCCCGGCGCCCAACAGCGCCGCCCCGACCAGCGTCATCCCGACGGCGAGAGCCCTGCGGAACCTGCGGATGCTCACTGTGATTGTCTCCCTTGTGCGGTGGTCGGCGACCACGGTCACTAGGGGTATCGGACGCACCGCGCGGGCGCTGAACAGGGCAGCGGGTCACCCGATCGGGGCGAATGACGGGATGTTTCTTTGTTAGGTGCCGCGACGGTCACCCTTACGCGTCACCGGGTTCCGCCGCGGCGCATACGCCCTACTTCGCCCGCCCTATTTCGTCTGCCCTACTTTGCCCGCCCTACTTCGACGCGCCGGTGACGTCCACGTTCTCGCCGTTCACCGCGGCGGTCATCGCCGACAGCGGCGAGGTCGCCGGGCCGTTGATCACCGAGCCGTCCGTCGCGCTGAAGACCGAGCTGTGGCAGGGGCAGACGATCCGGTTGTTCGTGACGCTGGCGACCGTGCACCCCTGGTGCGTGCACACCGCGGTGAACGCCTTGTACTGCCCGGCCTCCGGCTGCGTCACCACGACCAGGTTCGACTTGTCGATGTAGCCGCCGCCGACCGGCACCGAGGACACCGGCACGGACACCGAGCCGTTGCCGCTGCCGCTGCCGCTGCCGCCGCCGCTCCCGGAGGACGAACTCTTCGACGACGAGCTGCTGGCGCACGCCGCGACCGTGCCCACCCCGGCCACCGGCACCGCGACCAGAGCGGCGGCCTTCATGACGGACCGGCGGCCCGGTCCCGACTCCTCGACCTCAACGTGATCAGACATGGGCAGTAGTCCATCATGCCCGTCTGTGAGAATTCTTTGAGGCTCCGCCCTACGGCGTCTGCGCGCCGGGAAAGGGCATCTGAGCAGGGAAGACGACGGGCCCGCACCGATCGTCACCGATCAGTGCGGGCCCGAGATCGCCGCTGTAGCTTGTTCGCCGCGCTCTACTTCTTCGCTGCGGCCTTCTTGGCCGGCACCTTCTTGGCGGCCGCCGACTTGGCCACTGTCTTGGCTACTGCTGTCTTGGCCACCGACTTGGCCGCCGCCGGAGCCTTCGCGTTCGACGCCGCCGCCGTCTTGGCCGCCGGTGTCCGGCCGGCCGCCGTCTTCTTCTTCGCTGCCGCGCCGGCGCTCGCGGCCGCCGCGGCCTTCGGCGCGTTGCTCCGCTTCGCCGCCTCGATCGCCTTGGCGACCTTCGGCTTGCGCGCCTGCGCCGCGGTCAGCGCGGCGGTCGCGGCGTTCGCCTCGCCGTGCAGGATCGGCTCCAGGAAGCGGCCGGTGTGGCTGTCCGCGACCTTCGCCACGTCCTCCGGCGTGCCCTCGGCGACCACGATGCCGCCGCCGCGCCCACCCTCCGGACCCATGTCGACCAGCCAGTCGGCGGTCTTGATGACGTCCAGGTTGTGCTCGATCACGATCACCGAGTTGCCCTGGTCCACCAGCCGCTGCAGGACCCCGAGGAGCTTGTTGATGTCCTCGAAGTGCAGGCCGGTGGTCGGCTCGTCCAACACGTAGACCGTGCGGCCGGTGGCCCGGCGCTTGAGCTCGGCGGCCAGCTTCACGCGCTGCGCCTCGCCGCCGGACAGCGTCGTCGCCGACTGCCCCAGGCGCACGTAGCCCAGGCCGACGTCGACGAGGGTCTGCATGTGCCGGGAGATCGCCGGGACGGCCTCGAAGAACTCCGCGGCCTCCTCGATCGGCATGTCCAGGACCTCGCCGATGTTCTTGCCCTTGAAGTGGACCTCCAGGGTCTCCCGGTTGTAGCGCGCGCCGTGGCAGACCTCGCAGGGCACGTACACGTCAGGGAGGAAGTTCATCTCGATCTTGATCGTGCCGTCGCCCTGGCAGTTCTCGCAGCGCCCGCCCTTGACGTTGAAGGAGAACCGGCCCGGCTGGTAGCCGCGGACTTTGGCCTCGGTGGTGTTCGCGAACAGCTTGCGGATGTGGTCGAACACGCCGGTGTAGGTGGCCGGGTTGGAGCGCGGGGTGCGGCCGATCGGCGACTGGTCGACGTGCACGACCTTGTCCAGCAGGTCCACGCCGTCCACCCGGGTGTGCCGGCCGGGCACGGTGCGCGCGCCGTTGAGCTCGCGGGCCAGCGTGGAGTACAGGATGTCGTTGACCAGGGTGGACTTGCCCGAGCCGGACACGCCGGTGACCGCGACGAAGACGCCGAGCGGGAAGGCGACGTCGATGTCGCGCAGGTTGTTCTCCCGCGCGCCGCGCACCACCAGCTGCCGCTTCTTGTCGATCGGCCGGCGCATCGCCGGGATCTCGATCCGGCGCCGCCCGGAGACGTACTGGCCGGTCAGGGAGTCCTCGGAGGCCAGCAGGTCCTCCACGGTCCCGGAGACCACGACCTGCCCGCCGTGCTCGCCGGCGCCCGGGCCGATGTCCACGACCCAGTCGGCGATGGCGATGGTGTCCTCGTCGTGCTCCACCACGATCAGGGTGTTGCCCAGGTCGCGCAGCCGGATCAGGGTCTCGATCAGCCGGTGGTTGTCGCGCTGGTGCAGCCCGATGGAGGGCTCGTCGAGCACGTACAGCACGCCGGTCAGGCCCGAGCCGATCTGCGTGGCCAGCCGGATGCGCTGGGCCTCACCTCCCGCCAGGGTGGCGCTGGCGCGGTCCAGCGAGAGGTAGTCCAGCCCGACGTCGACCAGGAACTGCAGGCGCTCGTTGACCTCCTTGAGCACCCGCGCGGCGATCTGCGCCTCGCGGTCGGTGAGGGTCAGCTCCCGCAGATACTGCGCGCACTCCCCCACCGGCAGCGCCGCGATCTCGTCGATCGAGCGGCCGCCCTCGGAGCGCTCGCCGCCGAGGGTGACGGCGCGGATGACCGGCTTGAGGCGGGTGCCGTCACAGGCCTCGCACGGGACCTCGCGCATGTAGCCGGCCAGGCGCTCGCGCGCGCTGTCGCTGTCGGACTCGGCGTAGCGCCGGGTGATCCAGGGCTTGACGCCCTCGTAGGTGGTCTCCCACGCGCGCTTGGAGCCGTGCCGGTTGGTGTAGCGGACCGTGATCTTCTTCTTGTAGCCCTCGAGGACGACCTTCTGGGCCTTCGCCGGGATCCGCCCCCACGGCGTGTCCATGGTGAAGCCGATCTCCTGGCCGAGCGAGGTGAGCACGTGGCCGAACCACTGCGAGCCCATGGAGGGGTTGCCCCAGACCGTGACCGCGCCTTCGGCCAGGCTCTTGTCCGGGTCCGGGATCACCAGCTCGGTGTCCACCTCCAGCTTCACGCCCAGGCCCGAGCAGGTCGGGCAGGCGCCGAAGGGGGAGTTGAAGGAGAACGAGCGCGGCTCGAGCTCCTCGAAGGACAGGTCGTCGTAGACGCAGTACAGGTGCTCGGAGTACATGCGCTCGCGGTTCGGGTCGTCCTCGGCGAGGTCGACGAACTCCAGCGTGATCATGCCGCCGCCGAGCTGCAGCGCGGTCTCCACCGAGTCGGTCAGCCGGCGCTTCGCGCTGGCCTTGACCGAGAGCCGGTCCACCACCACCTCGATGGTGTGCTTCTCCTGCTTCTTCAGCGTCGGCGCCTCGGTCAGCTGCACCACCACGCCGTCGACGCGGGCCCGGCTGAAGCCCTTGGCCTGCAGCTCGCCGAACAGGTCGACGTACTCGCCCTTGCGCTCGCGGACCACCGGCGCCAGGACCTGGAAGCGGGTGCCCTCCTCCAGCTCCAGGACGCGGTCCACGATCTGCTGCGGGCTCTGCCGGGCGATCGGGCGCCCGCAGACCGGGCAGTGCGGACGGCCGGCGCGCGCGTAGAGCAGGCGCAGGTAGTCGTACACCTCGGTGATGGTCCCCACGGTCGACCGCGGGTTCTTCGAGGTGGACTTCTGGTCGATCGACACCGCAGGGGACAACCCCTCGATGAAGTCGACGTCGGGCTTGTCCATCTGCCCGAGGAACTGGCGGGCGTACGCCGACAGCGACTCCACGTATCGCCGCTGGCCCTCAGCGAAGATCGTGTCGAACGCCAGCGAGGACTTGCCCGAGCCGGACAAGCCGGTGAACACGATAAGGGCGTCCCGGGGGAGGTCTACCGAGACGTCCTTGA
This window harbors:
- the uvrC gene encoding excinuclease ABC subunit UvrC translates to MADPATYRPKPGEIPTSPGVYKFRDPHSRVIYVGKAKNLRSRLTSYFQDLANLHVRTQTMVTTAASVEWTTVATEVEALQLEYTWIKQFEPRFNVKYRDDKSYPSLAVTVGEEFPRAQVMRGPKRPGVRYFGPYSHAWAIRETLDSLLRVFPIRTCSSGVFKRAAQTGRPCLLGYIGKCSAPCVGRVSAEEHREIVDDFVSFMAGRTDRYIRGLEEEMKEAAKELEFEKAARLRDDLQALKQSLEKNAVVLGDGTDADVIALSEDPLEAAVQVFHVRGGRIRGQRGWVVDRVEDVDTAGLVEHFMQQLYGSEQGEPGIDTETVPREILVPELPGSVEAITEWLSARRGAKVEVRIPKRGDKAALMETVAQNAKQALALHKTRRASDLTTRSVALQELADAIGMDQAPLRIECYDISHLQGTNVVASMVVFEDGLPRKSEYRRFTIKGSDENGATNDDVRNMHEVITRRFKAFLKEQEEEKLIDATIGDRKKFSYPPQLVVVDGGQPQVAAAARALADLEISDVTLVGLAKRLEEVWLPDEDDPVLLPRSSEGLYMLQRVRDEAHRFGIAFHRQKRSKSMVASALDDVPGLGEVRRKALLAHFGTLRKLRAAQVAEIAEVPGIGPATARQIHSALAELPVSRAVNAATGEILDGGESRNGPDEE
- a CDS encoding Rieske (2Fe-2S) protein; its protein translation is MSDHVEVEESGPGRRSVMKAAALVAVPVAGVGTVAACASSSSSKSSSSGSGGGSGSGSGNGSVSVPVSSVPVGGGYIDKSNLVVVTQPEAGQYKAFTAVCTHQGCTVASVTNNRIVCPCHSSVFSATDGSVINGPATSPLSAMTAAVNGENVDVTGASK
- the uvrA gene encoding excinuclease ABC subunit UvrA, encoding MDRLIVRGAREHNLKDVSVDLPRDALIVFTGLSGSGKSSLAFDTIFAEGQRRYVESLSAYARQFLGQMDKPDVDFIEGLSPAVSIDQKSTSKNPRSTVGTITEVYDYLRLLYARAGRPHCPVCGRPIARQSPQQIVDRVLELEEGTRFQVLAPVVRERKGEYVDLFGELQAKGFSRARVDGVVVQLTEAPTLKKQEKHTIEVVVDRLSVKASAKRRLTDSVETALQLGGGMITLEFVDLAEDDPNRERMYSEHLYCVYDDLSFEELEPRSFSFNSPFGACPTCSGLGVKLEVDTELVIPDPDKSLAEGAVTVWGNPSMGSQWFGHVLTSLGQEIGFTMDTPWGRIPAKAQKVVLEGYKKKITVRYTNRHGSKRAWETTYEGVKPWITRRYAESDSDSARERLAGYMREVPCEACDGTRLKPVIRAVTLGGERSEGGRSIDEIAALPVGECAQYLRELTLTDREAQIAARVLKEVNERLQFLVDVGLDYLSLDRASATLAGGEAQRIRLATQIGSGLTGVLYVLDEPSIGLHQRDNHRLIETLIRLRDLGNTLIVVEHDEDTIAIADWVVDIGPGAGEHGGQVVVSGTVEDLLASEDSLTGQYVSGRRRIEIPAMRRPIDKKRQLVVRGARENNLRDIDVAFPLGVFVAVTGVSGSGKSTLVNDILYSTLARELNGARTVPGRHTRVDGVDLLDKVVHVDQSPIGRTPRSNPATYTGVFDHIRKLFANTTEAKVRGYQPGRFSFNVKGGRCENCQGDGTIKIEMNFLPDVYVPCEVCHGARYNRETLEVHFKGKNIGEVLDMPIEEAAEFFEAVPAISRHMQTLVDVGLGYVRLGQSATTLSGGEAQRVKLAAELKRRATGRTVYVLDEPTTGLHFEDINKLLGVLQRLVDQGNSVIVIEHNLDVIKTADWLVDMGPEGGRGGGIVVAEGTPEDVAKVADSHTGRFLEPILHGEANAATAALTAAQARKPKVAKAIEAAKRSNAPKAAAAASAGAAAKKKTAAGRTPAAKTAAASNAKAPAAAKSVAKTAVAKTVAKSAAAKKVPAKKAAAKK